TACAAAGGAGAAAGAAGCCATGGTTGTTACTTCACAAGCTTCTCAAGGAGTTAGTTTAACCGACAATGCCCTTCAGGTGTTGGAAAGAAGATATCTAAAAAAAGATAAGCAGGGGAATCTGATTGAAACCCCCGAAGAATTATTCCGCCGTGTGGCACATACCATTGCCGCGGCGGAGACTGAATACGGCACCAAAACCGCTGCCAAAAAGTGGGAAGAGACCTTTTATAATTTAATGACTAATCTCGAATTCCTGCCCAACTCGCCGACGCTAATGAATGCGGGCAGAGAGCTGGGGCAGCTTTCGGCCTGTTTCGTACTGCCGATTGAGGATTCGATGGAATCTATTTTTGAAACCGTTAAAAATACGGCCCTTATCCACAAAAGCGGCGGCGGTACCGGTTTTTCTTTCTCCAAATTGCGTCAAGAGATGGACAGGGTCGGCACAACCGGCGGCGTCGCCAGTGGGCCGGTTTCCTTTATGAGGGCTTTTGATGTTGCAACCGATGTAATTAAACAGGGCGGTACGCGCCGCGGTGCCAATATGGCTATTTTAAGCGTCGATCACCCCGATATTATCAAGTTTATTACCTCAAAAGAAGATATGGTTTCTTTAACCAATTTCAATATTTCGGTAGCGGTTACCGCCGATTTTATGAAAGCGGCCCAAAACGGGGCGGATTACAATCTAATTAACCCGCGTACCAAAGAAGTTGTCGGTAAGCTCAATGCCAAGACGGTGTTTGAAAAGATGGTGGAGCTTGCCTGGAAAACGGGCGATCCGGGGATTATCTTTATCGAACGCATCAATCGCGATAACCCCACCCCGCACCTCGGGCAAATAGAAAGCACCAATCCGTGCGGAGAACAGCCGTTATTGCCTTATGAATCCTGTAATTTGGGTTCAATTAATCTAACAAAAATGCTGGTTGAAAAGGACAGCATGTTTGAAATTGATTATAACAAGCTGGCGCAGACCGTAAAAGCGGCGGTGCGTTTCTTGGATAATGTGATTGATGTTAATAAGTACCCGATTCCCGAAATCGGTGAGATGACCCGTAAAACACGTAAAATCGGCTTGGGAGTGATGGGTTTTGCCGATATGCTTCTGAAACTGGGCGTTCCCTATAACTCGGAAAAGGCGTTAATGCTGGCGGGGGATATAATGGGCTTTGTCGATAAAGAAGCCCTCGCTTATTCATCTGTTTTAGCAGACGAACGCGGGGTATTTCCGGCATTTGAGGGCAGTGTTTACGATGTTGAGGGTGGTATTAAAGTTAGAAACGCTTCCAGAACAACAATTGCGCCAACCGGCACGCTAAGCATTATTGCCGGTTGCTCCAGCGGCATTGAACCGCTGTTTGCGCTAAGTTATATCCGCAACATTCTCGACGGTACCAAGATGGTTGAGGTTAACCCCTATTTTGAACAGGTTGCCAGAGAGGGCGGGTTCTACTCCGACGAGTTAATGAAAAAACTGGCCAGCGGCGAACATTTGGCCGATATCGAAGGCATTCCCGCAAAGATAAAAGAAGTTTTTGTAACGGCGCATGAAATCGATACCTCATGGCATATCTGGATGCAATCGGCGTTCCAGAAACACACCAACAACGCCGTTTCCAAAACGGTTAATTTTGCCAGAGAGGCGACCCAAGGTGACATTGCGCGCGTTTATATGATGGCCTATGAAGAAGGGTTAAAAGGGATTACCATTTATCGCGATGGCAGCCGTGACGGACAGGTCCTTTCAACCGGCTCGCAAAAGAAAGAAGAAAAAGCGGCGGCTGTGGTTGAGCATACCCCTCGCCGCAGAGCCAAGGTAACCACCGGCTTTACGGAAAAGGTCAATACCGGCTGCGGACACCTCTATGTTACCGTTAACTCCGACGAGCACGGTATTTGCGAAGTGTTTTCCAGTTTAGGCAAATCGGGCGGGTGTGCTTCGGCGCAGCTGGAAGCTATTTGCCGTTTAATCTCGCTTGCTTTAAGATCGGGGATTGAGGTTAGCTCACTGGTTAAACAGCTTGAAGGTATTCGCTGCCCGTCTATTGCTTGGGAGGGCGGCAAATCAACCCTTTCCTGTGCCGATGCCATCGCCGGTGTTTTGGATGGCCATTTTAAAGCAACCAATGGCAGCGAGGAAGCGGCTGAAAAGCCGGTTAAAGATTACGGGCTTGTAAAAAATATTGCCGGGCAATGCCCCGATTGCGGAAGTATCCTTGTTTTTGAGGAAGGCTGTTTTAAATGCCCCGGCTGCGGTTATACCAAATGTTAATTTCGTTTAGAATTATTTAGTGCCGGTTTTTACCCGCTCCTTTTGGGGAGCGGGTATTTTTATGTTTTCTATCGTTACTTTTTCGTTTGAGACGGGTCTAAGGTTGAATATTAATTTTCCAGGCGTTATATTCATAGGTGATAATATTTAATTACAGTTAGGAAAAATGAGCAGGGATAAATACAGTAAAGGGGAAGATTTAGTCCGCAAAGAGCAAGGCACAATCGTTAAAAATTGGGGCGGCAGGCTTCCTGTCGGTTTAATTTATCCCAATTCTTATTATATCGGGATGTCGAATCTGGGGATGCAATTCCTTTATCGGATGCTAAATGCCTATGGCGATGTTGTTTGTGAACGTATTTTCTATGAAGAAGGGATGCTTTACAGTTTGGAAAATTTACGTGAGATAAACGAATTCCCGGTTCTGGCCTTTACGGTTTCCTATGAATTGGATTATTTTAATGTAATCGACCTTATTAAACAAAGCGCAATCTCTTTATATGCCGAAGAACGCAATGCAAACGACCCGATTATAATTGCCGGCGGACCTTGTATTATTTCCAACCCCGTGCCGCTGGCTCCTTTTTTGGATTGTATGTGTATCGGGGAAGCCGAGGCTCTTATGCCCTCTATGTTACCGGTGCTTGCCGATGTCAATCTTACACGTGACCAAAAACTGGAAGCCCTTTCAAATTTGCCGGGATTGTATGTTCCGCAGTTTTATACCGGTAAAAAAATTATTCGCCAATATTTATCGGAATTGGAAGATATACCTGTAACCGCGGTATTAACAACCGAAACCGAGCTGGGGAATTTGTATCTGATAGAGGCTGAACGAGGCTGCAATTGGGGCTGTCGTTTTTGTATGGTGGGGAAGGCCTTTAGTCCGATACGTTTCCATTCCGCCGAAAGCATTATTAAACAGGCCAAGGAGGGGGTGGAATTCCGGGACCGCATCGGATTGGTGGGGGCGGTCGTTTCCGACCATCCGCAAATTGAAGAGATAATCGCTGCCATCCGCGGTTTGGGGGCGGGGATATCAATTAGTTCAATGCGTATCAAACCTCTCTATGAATCGGTATTAAAAGCGATTGTGGAAAGCGGGGCGCAAACCCTAACACTGGCGCCGGAAGCCGGTTCACAGCGTTTGCGCGATGTAATTAACAAACGTATCAGCGAAGATGACATAATCCAAGCAGTTGAGAAGGTTACGGAGTATCCGCTTAAAACGCTTAAGTTTTATTTTATGATCGGACTGCCTTCGGAAACCGACGAAGATGTGCAGGAAATAGTAACGCTGGTCTTAAAATGTAAGGATATCCTTGTTAAGAAATTAGCCGGTTGCCGTATCGATATCAATGTTGCTCAGTTTATTCCTAAAGCAGGGACACCCTTTCAGTGGATGCCGATGGCGGATGAGAAAATATTAAATAGACGTTTGACCTTTCTTAAAAAGAAATTGATTCCGCTGGGAGTGCAGGTTAAGAATGAAAGTACGGCTTGGAGTTTGGTACAAGCGGTGTTATCGCGAGGCGACAGTAAAATAGCGGAATTACTTGCCGCTGTTGAATCGGTTACGCTTTCGGAATGGAAACGTAAGGCTAAAGAGCTGGAAATAGACCTTGATTATTATACTGTTAGGGAGTGGGATACCGCAGAGAAGCTCCCGTGGGGATTTATCGACTGCGGGACCGATAAAGACAAACTGCAGACGGAATTTGAACGGGCGACACTGTTTTAGAAGTGGGACGATGCCTCTTTTTTTGCTTCGCTACGCTTGCAAAGACAAAGGTTTAGCCGTTCGTGGTGAGCCTGTCGAACCATAACGGCGCACGAACAGTAATCCTCATTTCTCCCCGTTCTTTGGACCCTTCGACAGGCTCAGGGCGAACGGTTTTTTATTATCCTGCCTTTCACTTTTGTCATCCTGAACGCAGTGAAGGATCTAAGAGGACGGGAAATCTAGGCTATGAGGTCACCTTCAGAAACAAGACAGAGGCATCGTCTGGATGTGATTTGCTAACCGAACGCTACACTATTCGTTAACCCCTAGATTCTTCGACAAGCTCAGAATGACAATAGTAGTAACGTCTTTGCGAGGAGTGAGCCGTTAGACGAGTGACGTGGCAATCTAATATGAATTTATATGAGATTGCTTCGCTGCGCTCGCAAAGACAAGGTAGTTATCCCAGCCGTTCGTGGTGAGCCTGTCGAACCATAACGGCGGACGAATAGTAATCCTCGTTTCCACCCGTTCGTTTGACCCTTCGACAAGCTCAGGATAACAAATCCTACTTACCCGTCGCTTTCCGCGGCGTATAACTTCTCCCGGCTTCCACAAGCAGCGCCAGGCTCATCAAAAAATCATCGTGCCCTTGAGACGGATCAACAAAAAAGTTCATCAATTGGTTGGGTCGATAAAAACTTCGTGCTTTCTCAATCTGTTCCCAAAATTCGGCGTATTCCGCAGACCCATCTCCTTGATACATCTTCAATCGTCCGGAATTAACGGCAGCCAGCAGATTAAAGCCCAATTGCGATTTGGAGCTTGAACTAAAGACAAAAGGGATAACCTTTGCTCCCAGCGCTTTTCTTAAAAAAGAGCTCACTGTCAGCCCGATACCGGTAGAATCAATTACAATCTTACGGCAGTTCCAGATATTGCCCAAAATATCGGCCAGCTGCGGATACAAATCGGTATGCTTCTTACCGTTCCAACGATAATGTTCGACGATTTTAAGCCTCGGCTCGTTTTGTACACTGTCTAAAGCGGAATAATCAAGTTCACCTACGGTTATCACCGTTGAATCCTGCTTCGGATTTAAGGTTTTTAGAAGATAATCTTCCGCCGCTTCACCGGCAATATCGACCCCCGCAACATAAACTTTGCCCCTCTCCGGCCGGTTTAACCTTTGATGGTTTCCCTGTAACTGTGCTCTTTGCTGTGCGTCCAGAAAACCGCCTCCTCCGCTAATCGGCAGTAGACGGTATTGAGTACGAAAAAGAGGATGATTTTCTCCGAGCCGCGCCCTTTCCGTTTCTATGTATTGCAGATAGTCAGGGTTATATTTTGCCACTTCCTGCCAATCGTAACGATAATGCCGTTTAATTCCGTCTTTCTTTTCCAGTTCCAGATTATGTTGCTTGATTTCTTCAAGGAGTGTCTGCTCGTCCCAAGCGGTGCCGTAATGCACGGTGGTTACGTTGGTTGTACTGCCCATCGGTTTAAAGTCTTTGTTATATTTATCTTTGCCGATATCTTGCGATTCATCGATTTCCAGCAGTATATGAGCGGTATTCCCGACGACATTGGCCGATTCCTCTGCCGAAAGGAAAACAGCGCGGCAAAAACCCAGCCTGATAATATGCCCCTGCTCGGTTGTATAAATACCGGTAAAACCGGCATCAATGAGCCTATCCTTGAGCCTTGACATTGAAATCAGCGCTTGCGGCTTAAAGGTCGGGGCGCACTTAATCAGATTTTTAGAGTTTGGCATAAAGATAGTCATCAACAGCAGTTCTATTTGTGCCGAAAGCTCATTCTTACCCCCTTGGCGTGCTATTTCCACCGAAAAGGTATGTCCTTTGCGATTCAAAACACTCCCTAATACGGCGACGGCAATTTCTTTTTGATAGGGGCGTAATCTATTTATCAAATATCTTCCCGATGGTGATACCGAGCGGCAAGGCAATATCCCTTAAAACATTTGCAATCGCCTCTTTAAGCCCGCTTTTATCGTTTTTATCGATACTGTATCTGGTTCTGACCAAACCGCCGAGAGTGGTTAGAGCTTTCATAATTAAATCCATATTTTCCGGGTCGTGCCTTAATACAGACTTAATTTTGGTTCGCAATAAGGCTATTTCATCGTCAATACCGTAAACGACGGTTGCCATTTCAAAATCATTTTGTTCATCTTCGTCAAGCACTCGCGAGTAAAAACCGTGCTTGCGAGCATATTGGTTGCCTATCGGTGCGCCTTTTCTTGTTCTTTCAGTCAATTCTTTACTCCTTTACACCAAATTGTTCTCCGCTTATTTACGGCG
Above is a genomic segment from Dehalococcoidales bacterium containing:
- a CDS encoding radical SAM protein translates to MSRDKYSKGEDLVRKEQGTIVKNWGGRLPVGLIYPNSYYIGMSNLGMQFLYRMLNAYGDVVCERIFYEEGMLYSLENLREINEFPVLAFTVSYELDYFNVIDLIKQSAISLYAEERNANDPIIIAGGPCIISNPVPLAPFLDCMCIGEAEALMPSMLPVLADVNLTRDQKLEALSNLPGLYVPQFYTGKKIIRQYLSELEDIPVTAVLTTETELGNLYLIEAERGCNWGCRFCMVGKAFSPIRFHSAESIIKQAKEGVEFRDRIGLVGAVVSDHPQIEEIIAAIRGLGAGISISSMRIKPLYESVLKAIVESGAQTLTLAPEAGSQRLRDVINKRISEDDIIQAVEKVTEYPLKTLKFYFMIGLPSETDEDVQEIVTLVLKCKDILVKKLAGCRIDINVAQFIPKAGTPFQWMPMADEKILNRRLTFLKKKLIPLGVQVKNESTAWSLVQAVLSRGDSKIAELLAAVESVTLSEWKRKAKELEIDLDYYTVREWDTAEKLPWGFIDCGTDKDKLQTEFERATLF
- a CDS encoding vitamin B12-dependent ribonucleotide reductase; amino-acid sequence: MVVTSQASQGVSLTDNALQVLERRYLKKDKQGNLIETPEELFRRVAHTIAAAETEYGTKTAAKKWEETFYNLMTNLEFLPNSPTLMNAGRELGQLSACFVLPIEDSMESIFETVKNTALIHKSGGGTGFSFSKLRQEMDRVGTTGGVASGPVSFMRAFDVATDVIKQGGTRRGANMAILSVDHPDIIKFITSKEDMVSLTNFNISVAVTADFMKAAQNGADYNLINPRTKEVVGKLNAKTVFEKMVELAWKTGDPGIIFIERINRDNPTPHLGQIESTNPCGEQPLLPYESCNLGSINLTKMLVEKDSMFEIDYNKLAQTVKAAVRFLDNVIDVNKYPIPEIGEMTRKTRKIGLGVMGFADMLLKLGVPYNSEKALMLAGDIMGFVDKEALAYSSVLADERGVFPAFEGSVYDVEGGIKVRNASRTTIAPTGTLSIIAGCSSGIEPLFALSYIRNILDGTKMVEVNPYFEQVAREGGFYSDELMKKLASGEHLADIEGIPAKIKEVFVTAHEIDTSWHIWMQSAFQKHTNNAVSKTVNFAREATQGDIARVYMMAYEEGLKGITIYRDGSRDGQVLSTGSQKKEEKAAAVVEHTPRRRAKVTTGFTEKVNTGCGHLYVTVNSDEHGICEVFSSLGKSGGCASAQLEAICRLISLALRSGIEVSSLVKQLEGIRCPSIAWEGGKSTLSCADAIAGVLDGHFKATNGSEEAAEKPVKDYGLVKNIAGQCPDCGSILVFEEGCFKCPGCGYTKC